The following DNA comes from Candidatus Woesearchaeota archaeon.
TTGATCGCTTCGAGTGGATAGCCGACTTTGTGTTCTTTGACAATGTAATCTATGAGCAGGCTCTGGACGTACACTTTGAGTTCTTGATCCAGATCATGCGCGCTATACATCGCAGGCTTTTTCTTTGGAACAGTGACATGCAGCATGTCGAGAATTTCTTTTACTAATGGTTTTTTGTAGCCGAATCTGAGCAGCGCGCTTTTGATATCAGGAAGATCATAGCCTTGCTCTAACTGAAAAAGAACATACTCTCCCAAATGCTTTTTCATGTACATATCATCGTAGAGTGAGTCCATGAGATTTTTTGAAGAAAAGAGGTTTATATAATTTTGGAATTTATGTTGAAATATTGTGAATATTAGAAAAATAGTCACCGTTAGCAAAAACAACAACACTGGCACAGACGGTCGTGCTCACGCACGCCCTACTCCGCAAACGAGAACCCCATACTCCGTATGGGAACCTCGTTCGCTCCGTCTGGCCATGTTGTTTTTGCTCTACGCACAAGGCTGAACATTCCTGTGAAGCCTTGTGCGTTGGAGACGCGAGCATTTGTCGAGCGTCTCTCTTTTTATTTGTTTAATAGAACTGTGTAAGTGTGAATGATATGTCCTTACAAAATTCCACATTCAAACCAATATCTTTAAAAGTCAGCATTCTTATCATAACCTCATGACTGAAAAACACACAAGCGAGCCGCATCCTGGCGATATGGTCAGCATTCAACTCGACGATGGTATTGTGCAAACTGGAATTCTTATGCCACGGCCTTCACTCTGCGAAACAACAGAAGAAATGGTTTCATTAAAACTCAAAACAGGATATAATATTGGTATCAAGAAAAGCAAAATAAAATCTGTTCATGTGATTGAAAAACATAAAACCCCTGAAGCGCATAAAAAAGCGATTCCTCTCAATGAAAAGCTCCCCACTGTTTCTATTTTATCTACCGGAGGAACAATCTCCTCTAAAGTGGATTACAGAACTGGTGGTGTATACGCAGATTACACCGCAGAAGATTTTGTGCAGATGTGTCCTGAACTCTCGTCTCTCGCAAACCTCAAAACACGAAAAGTAATGAGCGTGATGAGCGAAGACATGCTTCCTGACGATTGGAAAACCCTGGCAAAAGTTATTTACGAAGAACTCCAAACAAATGTTGCGGGGGTCGTTGTGACTATGGGAACAGACACTCTTCATTTTGCTGTCGCGGCAATGAGTTTTTTGCTTGGCAAAATCAACAAACCTGTTGTCTTCACCGCATCACAGCGCTCGATTGACCGCGGGAGCACAGACGCATTCATGAATCTTATTTGCGCGGTAAAGGCAGCTGCACAATTTGACGGCGCAGAAGTGATGACCTGCCTTCACGGAACAACAAACGATGAATACTGTCTTCTCATTCGCGGAACAAAAGTGCGAAAAATGCATACTTCTCGACGAGACGCGTTCAGGCCAATTAACGCGTTGCCTCTCGCGAAAGTGTTTGTGGACAAACCGCTTGAAATTATTGATCCAGGATATCGAAAGAAGAGTTCAAATAGGTTTAGTTCAGAAATTCATTTTGAAGAAAAAGTCGCGCTCATTACTGTATATCCTAACATTGATCCGGAGATCATTGACTATTACCTTTCTAAAGGATACAAAGGAATAGTCATTGCAGGAACCGCGCTTGGACACGTGAACACATGGACGAAAAAAAGCATGATTCCATTTATCAAAAAAGCGACAGACATGAAAGTTCCTGTTGTGATGAGCACGCAAACTATTTACGGCGCAGTTCATCCTTTTGTTTATACTAACTTACGCAAAGTTTCTATCGAAGCAGGAGCGATTTATGTCCACGACATGCTTCCTGATGTCGCGTACATCAAATTATGCTGGGTTCTTGGACAGACAAAAAGTTATGACAAAGTGAAAGAATTAATGCTAACGAATATTGCCGGCGAAATTAACGAGCGAACGTTTGTTGATACGTTTTTGAAGTAGATTTGTTTGCTTTTATACTGTACAATGAAATGAACAGAAAACTTTAAATAGCTCTTCTGTTCAACATGTTGTTATGAACATATTTATCCATACGGAAGCTGCAAAAGAACATCTTTCCATTGCAGAAAGACTTGACACTCAACTTGCTGGAGAGAACGGACAGAAGTATGAAACAGTGAAGAAATTAGCAAAATTAGTTGTGGAGGAATTATGATTTCCAAGCAAAATAAGTTTGAATATACTCTTTCTTTGTTGCAAGAAAAATTTGCTGCGCATAAAGAAATAGAAGTAGTTTATTTGTATGGCAGTGTTTCTCGTGGGGATTATAGTTTGCGGCATTCTGATCTTGATTTGCTTCTGATTCTTTCTTGCACTAGCAACAAAAAGATTGAAGAAAAAATAAAAAATGCGCTTATCTCTCTCGGACTCAAAAATGGCGTTAAAATTCAGATAGAATTTATTGGAAAGAACATCACAGAAGAAGATCATTCTCTGTTACGCAAAGTTATTGAAGAGGGCAAAGTGTTATACGCAAAAGGAACTGTTGTTTTTGATCATCTGCAGCTTGGTTTGCGGCAGTTCATTGTGTATTCTTATTCTCTCAAAAAAAGCACACAAAAAAGTTATTTTTCAAAAGTGCTTCATGGAAGAAAGTCATGGTATTATGAGAAAAGGAAAAATGGCAAAAGAGAAAAAATAGTCAAAGAATATGCGGGAATTATTGATAACAACACTATTTTTGAGTTGGGACGAGGGGCATTACTGGTTGCAAAAGAACGACAAAAAGATATGCTTCATGTTTTTGAACAATTTGGTGTGGTGTATGAAATTAAAAGGATTGTCTATGGGTGAGTTTTCTGTTGTTTTATTGTTCAATCTTTTGAAATCTTAACGCTTCTTTCATGTGTCCTAACAGTTTATATGTTTTCAAACGAATAGATTCTTGTGTTTTCCATCCTGCTCTATAAGTGAGTACATGATTTGCAAGACGATTTCCAATCTTTGTTCCTTGAGCAGGATCAAGACCAATTGTTTGCGCTGTTGGCAAACCTTGATAGACATCTAACGCTGCATAAATTTCATTTCTCAGCATTCTTTCTGTTAATGCAATTTGATCTACTGCATTCGCATCACTTGTGTTTATGAAATATGTTCCATCCCACATCATTGCAATTCTTTCTGGAGTAAGTAATCCTTCTGCTTTATGTGCAGGAACGTGAACTGTCACTACGTCACTTGTTGTAAGAAGTTGGTCAAGTGGAACGTAGCGAGGGGATCCTAATCTTGTTTGTTTGATATCAGAAAAATCATACTCCCTTTGTCCTGCATATTGCACATCCATTCCCAAACTAGCAGCAAGAGAAGCAACTTTTCTTCCAATTCTTCCAAGACCAATAATTCCTATTGTTTTTCCTCGAAGTGTTTCTTCATAATGTGGTGTTTCTGCAAGGTCTATTGCTTTTTCTCCTTTTGCTCTGAGAGCAGCAACAATCTTTTTTCTTTCTTCTAAGGATGCTCGATGTGCATATTGCTCATCCAAAAGAGTTCTTGAATTGTAGATCATAAAGTCATGATTTGAGAGAACTATATCAAAGTCAATATACTCCCCATTAGAATCTTCCTGAATACACTCTGTTCTCATACCAAAACCATTTTCTAATACATAAGATAAGAGACCCATCGGTGCATCTCTTCTAAAAAAACTATCAACAACAAGACCAACATTTTTTCCTTGCAGCATTCGTTCGGGAATAATTTCATCTAATGTTTTTTTACCAAAACTTCCATAATGCTGCTGCGCTCTTCCTAATTTGTGAAACTGATGCGAGAATTTTCCTCTTCTGGTATTTTTCTCATTCATCGCTGATTCCCTATAATACGCAAATAATTTTCCTAAAACATCTATAATATAATCATCATCTTTTGTTGCACGCTCATCTGTTTTTTTATTTCTCTCAATAAGTTTGACAAGCCCATCAAAGACAAGTTCTCCGACAGAATCAGTCCCATAATCCGGAACGCAATTCGTATATATTCCTGCATCTCTTGCTTTCTGGACATTCAAACGATGTTCAAACTCATGCGTCCATGTGATAATTGCTTTTGTTTTTCCTTCTTCAATGAGTTTGTCTAGTGTTGCATCCGGAATCTCTGTCCAACAAGTGAGAATACAATCTGCATCCTTCACCCTGTTATAGAGATTTTGTGCATTGAGATCTTGCCGCAATCCTGCTTCTGTCCAGCACTGTGCTGTCCGAAGACGTTCATGAATTTCTGTTGAGATTCCAGCAAAGCTTTCCGGTAAACTGGATGGCCAAATAATAATAGATGCGTCTTCTGGAAGAGTATACCCTTCTGGAACATCCCACTGTCTTGTTTCATCATTATACTGCAGAGGAACACGCTCTACTTTTGGCTTTTCCACCATCCCTTTCAGCACTTCCTCATGCTCTGGATAAAAGATGACTGTATCCAACGCAACTATCTTTTTGAATTTGTTCATTTGTTATCACTATTACTCCTTACACATAGTTACACTCCTCAATTATATTAAACTATGTTGTCTTAAAATAAGACGACAATATTTATAAAGAAAGAGTATTCTTCTACAAAATATGAACCAAGAAGAAGTACTGCAAAATTTTGGGCTTACTGTGGCAGAAGTACAAGTGTATATTACTCTTCTGAAATTTGGAGAAATGACCGCAAGCGAACTCGCAAAAAAAACAGGCGCAAACAGAACATTCACCTATGATAGGTTGAAGAAGCTTGGCGATACTGGACTTGTCAGTTCTTTCATCAAAGACAATAAAAAGTATTTCCTCCCTGCGCAGCCTTCTCAATTACTTTCTATTCTCAAAGAACGAGAAGAACAAATCAAAAATATTTTACCACAACTAGAACAACTCAAGCAAGAAAAAGAATCTGGACCAATTGTTGAGCTTTATTCAAGTAGCAAGGGAGTACAAACTGCGCTCAATCTTATGCTCAAACAGAAATATGCGATTTATCTTCATGGAACTTTAAAGAAATTTCAAGAATGCATGCCTACTTTTTTCACGATTTGGAACGCACGTCGTATGAAACAAAAAAGTTTCATGAAAATTCTTTCAAGTGAGGAAGTTGTGTTAGAATACGCAGAGGCAGATCTTCTTTCAGAAGAAGAAAAAACAGAAACAGCTACTTTTACCTTTGGTGACGCAACATTGCTCGTGATGTGGAGCGAATATCCTGTCGCAATTCTTATCAAAAGCAAAGAAATTGCTGACAATACCATTGCGTTCTTTAATACTATCTGGAACAGAGATGTTAAGATTTATTCAGGGATTAAAGGAATTCAACGCGCGTTTAATGAATTGCTTTATGACACAAAAGAGTTTGTTGGATTTGGGTACAGCAAACAGCTTTCGGATGTCTATACTGTTGAATTCAGCAACAAATGGCATGAAGAAAGAGTGAGAAAAAAAATCACTACTCGAATTATTGGTTTTGATGAGAAGGCAACAAAAGTATATTTTGGACCACGAACAAAAGAGAAAAAACAATTCTTTGTCCATTTTTTGCCAAGAGAGCTCCAAGGACCAGCATGTATTTCGCTTTCAGATACAATGATCGCAACTTTTGTGTATACAGAAAAAAGGTTTCATGTGATTCTCAATAAGAACAAAGAAACTGTAGCAGTCTACAAAAAATATTTTGAAGAACTTTGGAAGCAAGCGAAATTATAGTTGAGGTGCATACATGTTCGAAATATTGGCACCTCAACTATAGCAGACGCAATAAATTATTGTAACTTGTTTGCGTCTGCGGAATAGTGAACGCACTATCTTTATTACAATAATTTGGTGCGTTCACTATATTCAGCAAAAGTGGTTTCAAATGTTCGAAAATTAACCACTTTTGCTATATAATTTTTCTTTCGCCATATTCGTAAGGTTTTCGGAAAAACTTCTTTTTGGCGAAAATCTTTCGGATGATTCGAAAAAATACTTCCTTTTCTTAGAAAATTTTCGGAAAAGTCGTCGAAGAATTATTTAATATGTTCATTCTAAAAAAAGACAGAAATATTGCCGAGATCGCATAATTTGGTAACGGCGAACAAATGCGTTTCTGTCTTATTGACGGAAAACACTGATTCTTTGGTTCAATTATGCACTTTCGCTGACGCATTCAGGTGTTTTACGACTAGAATGCGCTATTTTATTTATATATGGCGAAACTGCTATTTAAGATCTTCCCTTCTTTTGCGACAAAATGCGTTTTTTAGAAAAAATTTACTCTTTAGAAAATATGCTTGTTTTTCTTGTCCTCTGCAGTTCTTTTTGAATAGCCATGCGAATAAATTGAGAGACAGACATATAGCTGTTTGTGACACTCTTTATTTCATTCCATAAGTTGTCAGAAATAGCTATGCTTCGCTGTCTGTTTCTTCTTTTGCTGTTTGGCTGTATCTCATCCATCTTCTTCACATATTTTTTTGTAGATTTTGTCTATCTTTTCTATAGTCCCATATTGCATAAATAGAACAAAGCGGACATAGTCGCTCAATCTCTTAAATCCTGCAGCACTCGCTTTCGCTCTCAATATCTGTTTCTGTTCAGCAGTAAAAAGAAAAAGAATGGGAATGAATTTTTGCTTTGACAATGTGAACACCTATTCCAAATATTTTGAAAGTATTCCTGTCATAAAAGTCTCTTCAATTCCAAGATGCAATTCTAAAGCTTCTATTTTCTCTTTGTACGCTCCAGTATCGTATTGCTTTGCTTCTTCCAAGAGATGTTTTGCAAGATCAAGCTCTTGTCTTTCAATATATTGTCCAGCAATACGAACTAATGTGCTCACATATCTTTTTTCCCATTCTATTGCTTCAACAATGTTGTCTATCCTGTATGCAAGTGCTCCGTCCATAGTATCGCCTCCAAAATTGATTAAGAAATAGTAGCTTTGAGATCGTAAATATGTTTGGTAAAAATATTTTTACCAGATTTGACATTTTCTGAGAAAAATGAGGAAAATAACGAAAAATTATTCAAAAAAGAAAAAAGAAGAGGTCAGTTTTAGACAATTTATATAGGTCTGGTAAAAAATATTTGACTTTTTTATGACAATTTATAATCTACCACAACTCTCTCAACAGTCAAACCCTCATGCACAATCCCCTTCACCGCATTAACAAACGCAGTGGTGTTCTCATGATGGAAAGCATTTCTTCCAATCGCTACCCCTTTTCCACCAACAGCGATACAATCATACACATTCTGCAATATTGTTCTTGTATCCACTTTCGCGCCACCTGCCATAATCACAGGAATTGGTGTTGAACGCACCACTTCAGCAAACGCATCTTTGCCACCGACATATTTTGTTTTGACAATATCAGCGCCAGCTTCTGCTGCTAAACGAACAGCATAACACGTTGCATCAACTAACCCATCTTCACGCATTTGTTCGCCACGTGGATATGCAATTGCCATCACAGGCAATTCAGCAATGTACGCTTGCGCAGCAACACGCGCAAGAATCTCCAGTTGTTCATGAATGTGCAACGAACCAACGTTCAAATGCACTGCAACTCCTGCGACACCAAGTGCAACAGCTTGCTCAACAGAATAAATTTGTATTTTCTCTTGCGGATTACTGCTATACTTTGTACTTGCAGTAAGATTCAAGACATATGCGGTTTCTCCAATATTTTCTCTACATTGTTTCCATGGACCAAGAAAGCCAAGCATTGCGTCTGGTTGTGCAGCAACAATTTCCTTGATTTTTGCTCGCATATCTTTTAAGCCGCCAACTGGACCATCTAACAATCCATCGTCCATTGGAATGGTGACTATTTTGCCTTTAGGCATAAGCTTTGCAATTTGTTCTTGGAGTGTCATTGCAATTACCTGTACGGTTGTTTTACTTCAACAGGGATTCCATCTGGGTCTTTTACTGTAAAATAACGAACTGTTTTTCCACGAACAATATCACTCAGTTCTCCACCCTTTATTCGTAAATCTTCCTGTGCCTCTTCAAGATTAGGAACAAGGAGTGCAAAATGTTTTACTCCAATAACACCCAAATTTTCATGGAAATCTTGTGCATAGTCTGGTAATACACGAGCTTCATACGGTTG
Coding sequences within:
- the gatD gene encoding Glu-tRNA(Gln) amidotransferase subunit GatD, translated to MTEKHTSEPHPGDMVSIQLDDGIVQTGILMPRPSLCETTEEMVSLKLKTGYNIGIKKSKIKSVHVIEKHKTPEAHKKAIPLNEKLPTVSILSTGGTISSKVDYRTGGVYADYTAEDFVQMCPELSSLANLKTRKVMSVMSEDMLPDDWKTLAKVIYEELQTNVAGVVVTMGTDTLHFAVAAMSFLLGKINKPVVFTASQRSIDRGSTDAFMNLICAVKAAAQFDGAEVMTCLHGTTNDEYCLLIRGTKVRKMHTSRRDAFRPINALPLAKVFVDKPLEIIDPGYRKKSSNRFSSEIHFEEKVALITVYPNIDPEIIDYYLSKGYKGIVIAGTALGHVNTWTKKSMIPFIKKATDMKVPVVMSTQTIYGAVHPFVYTNLRKVSIEAGAIYVHDMLPDVAYIKLCWVLGQTKSYDKVKELMLTNIAGEINERTFVDTFLK
- a CDS encoding nucleotidyltransferase domain-containing protein, producing MISKQNKFEYTLSLLQEKFAAHKEIEVVYLYGSVSRGDYSLRHSDLDLLLILSCTSNKKIEEKIKNALISLGLKNGVKIQIEFIGKNITEEDHSLLRKVIEEGKVLYAKGTVVFDHLQLGLRQFIVYSYSLKKSTQKSYFSKVLHGRKSWYYEKRKNGKREKIVKEYAGIIDNNTIFELGRGALLVAKERQKDMLHVFEQFGVVYEIKRIVYG
- a CDS encoding fructose-bisphosphate aldolase (catalyzes the reversible formation of fructose 1,6-bisphosphate from glycerone phosphate and D-glyceraldehyde 3-phosphate), which translates into the protein MTLQEQIAKLMPKGKIVTIPMDDGLLDGPVGGLKDMRAKIKEIVAAQPDAMLGFLGPWKQCRENIGETAYVLNLTASTKYSSNPQEKIQIYSVEQAVALGVAGVAVHLNVGSLHIHEQLEILARVAAQAYIAELPVMAIAYPRGEQMREDGLVDATCYAVRLAAEAGADIVKTKYVGGKDAFAEVVRSTPIPVIMAGGAKVDTRTILQNVYDCIAVGGKGVAIGRNAFHHENTTAFVNAVKGIVHEGLTVERVVVDYKLS
- a CDS encoding VOC family protein — encoded protein: MTTAYQMDHVAITVSDLDRSVEWYRAMFGFREEVRFDRPDLRKKGAMLRLGEQGLELFQPYEARVLPDYAQDFHENLGVIGVKHFALLVPNLEEAQEDLRIKGGELSDIVRGKTVRYFTVKDPDGIPVEVKQPYR